In Providencia sneebia DSM 19967, one DNA window encodes the following:
- a CDS encoding FimD/PapC C-terminal domain-containing protein — TKNLPLNVRLDTTSFDVAVAKGTVISREVSATVMKQLLLGITLADGTXAPSGSSLVDDKGQLMGIVMGNGNAMLSNEQIGQRVRLRMANQAECIVDYPVPAHFDPDALYEEAEAVCH; from the coding sequence ACACCAAGAACCTGCCATTGAATGTGCGCTTAGACACCACGTCCTTTGATGTGGCTGTGGCAAAAGGCACGGTTATCTCACGCGAGGTGTCCGCCACGGTGATGAAACAATTGCTGCTGGGTATCACSTTAGCGGATGGCACAMCGGCGCCTTCGGGCAGCAGTTTGGTGGATGATAAAGGGCAGCTGATGGGCATTGTGATGGGCAACGGGAATGCGATGCTGAGCAATGAGCAAATTGGTCAGCGGGTGCGACTGCGGATGGCGAATCAAGCCGAATGCATCGTGGATTATCCGGTGCCTGCTCACTTTGACCCGGATGCCTTATATGAAGAGGCTGAAGCGGTGTGCCATTAA